Proteins encoded within one genomic window of Alteribacter populi:
- a CDS encoding helix-turn-helix domain-containing protein: MLEGKIIKFYREQQQLKQSDIGLGICSNTHVSKIERGLTEVSGDIIDLLAKRLGIDMQKEIKNYLSLTSLLKKWEDAIIMHYKDKAKEVRVQIEDIKILHTPDFYHSYTLLLARYYLLNNKHHLVKPLIDEMDSSTNHSPKEQNMLWHIKSIYSMKYKFDYDEAISYLRNVSIDEYNNHEYYYDFALAYHSINSRVLAYYYANLALQFFTKHRCFVRMIETEMLMLIQIEQEGNPVHTEYERLIEMTDSLGLIHQQALTLHNYAYQQVRLGNFKKASDLYYKSMKKKDPESPFYLGSLEGFVNALTSDGKTSKARLLSLAEEGLSLANKISSETFIHLFTLHMYKIQEKKDLYYQYIETKAYPYFKENGNSLPSEHYQIVLFDYYMENKERDKANELAQALVDKYRTINNFV; encoded by the coding sequence ATGTTAGAAGGAAAAATCATAAAATTTTACAGGGAACAGCAGCAATTAAAACAGAGTGACATTGGTCTAGGCATTTGTTCAAACACTCATGTCAGTAAGATTGAACGAGGATTAACAGAAGTATCCGGTGACATCATTGACTTACTTGCCAAACGGTTGGGGATTGATATGCAAAAAGAAATAAAAAATTATCTAAGCTTAACAAGTTTACTAAAAAAGTGGGAAGATGCCATCATTATGCACTATAAGGATAAGGCTAAAGAGGTTAGAGTACAAATAGAAGATATTAAAATCCTTCACACTCCTGACTTTTACCATTCATATACGCTGCTACTTGCGAGGTACTATTTACTAAATAATAAACATCATCTTGTGAAACCACTTATTGATGAAATGGATTCAAGTACGAACCATTCTCCTAAAGAGCAGAACATGCTTTGGCATATAAAAAGTATTTATAGTATGAAATACAAATTTGATTATGATGAAGCCATTTCCTACTTACGTAACGTATCTATCGATGAGTATAATAACCATGAGTATTACTATGATTTCGCTCTTGCCTATCATTCTATTAACTCACGGGTTTTAGCGTATTATTATGCTAATCTTGCTCTCCAGTTCTTTACTAAGCATCGTTGTTTCGTTCGTATGATTGAGACTGAGATGCTCATGCTGATTCAAATTGAACAAGAAGGTAACCCGGTCCATACCGAATACGAAAGGTTAATAGAAATGACCGATAGTTTAGGATTGATCCATCAGCAGGCACTAACCCTGCACAACTATGCCTATCAACAAGTTCGTCTAGGAAACTTTAAGAAAGCAAGTGACCTCTACTATAAGTCCATGAAAAAGAAAGACCCTGAAAGTCCTTTTTATTTAGGCTCCTTAGAAGGATTTGTGAATGCATTAACCAGTGATGGGAAAACATCAAAAGCTAGACTTTTAAGCCTAGCAGAGGAGGGTCTTTCTTTAGCGAATAAAATATCATCTGAAACGTTTATCCATCTTTTTACCTTACATATGTATAAAATCCAAGAAAAGAAGGATTTGTACTACCAATACATTGAAACGAAAGCATACCCTTATTTTAAGGAAAATGGAAATTCCCTTCCCTCAGAACATTATCAAATTGTACTTTTTGATTACTATATGGAAAATAAAGAACGAGACAAAGCAAACGAACTAGCTCAGGCACTTGTAGATAAGTACCGTACAATTAATAATTTTGTTTAA
- a CDS encoding type IA DNA topoisomerase encodes MPVILAEKPSQAKAYAEAFSKVKREDGYFYIPACSTFPMGAHLTWGIGHLVELKNPNEYKVEWKRWSLSKLPIIPETFEFKPSAKTRKQFNIVKRLLKETDEIIVATDCDREGENIARSIIRLSGASRKPTKRLWINSLEVNEVRKGFQNLKDGTHYLPLYQEAQARQVSDWLVGINTSRLYTLLLQKKGIQDVFSVGRVQTPTLKLIYDREKEIEDFKPEPFFEIEGHFHTEKGSYKGKVKKRYKTKEEVDKILQEHHISSEVKGVIEEVKKEMKRQKPPKLHSLSSLQSLLNKKYKYSPSKVLKTVQSLYDQPLKLVSYPRTDTQHITENEFNYLKSNLSAYQNIAGTSFAPSSTKPNKRYVDGSKVQEHYAIIPTKKLPDQKTLASLNRDQRNVYFEILNSMLAMFHHDYVYEETTIITDVKSLEFFSKGKVEKDQGWKALFQKSSADQKKDKEPLLPPVAKGMAARAEIATKEGATKPLKPYTEGQLINMMKTCGQAIEDDEEAKSTLKDVEGLGTEATRSSIIETLIKQEYIYVKKNVVTVSEKGKLLCQAVDGTLLSKPTMTAKWEMYLKKIGEGKAQSKAFIDNTIAFTHKIVQEAGGSVEKINVSTTVTERNKSNQIALCPACKTGFIADRKTFYGCSEYRKGCKQTFSKKILGKALTKSQIKQLCEKGKTNKIKGFKGKKTFDAALALKEGKVHFLFNQVKN; translated from the coding sequence ATGCCGGTCATTTTAGCAGAGAAGCCAAGTCAAGCAAAAGCCTATGCTGAAGCTTTTTCAAAGGTGAAACGAGAAGATGGGTATTTTTATATTCCGGCATGTTCGACCTTTCCAATGGGTGCTCATTTAACATGGGGGATTGGTCATTTAGTCGAGTTGAAAAATCCGAATGAATACAAGGTAGAATGGAAGAGGTGGTCTCTTTCAAAGTTACCGATTATCCCGGAAACTTTTGAGTTTAAGCCGTCTGCAAAAACGAGAAAGCAATTTAACATAGTGAAGAGGCTTCTAAAAGAAACGGACGAAATTATCGTAGCGACTGATTGTGATCGTGAAGGGGAAAATATCGCGAGAAGTATTATTCGATTATCGGGAGCTTCCCGTAAGCCAACGAAACGGTTATGGATCAATAGTCTTGAAGTTAATGAAGTAAGAAAAGGGTTTCAAAATTTAAAGGACGGGACTCATTATTTACCGCTTTATCAGGAAGCGCAAGCGAGGCAGGTTAGTGATTGGCTTGTTGGGATCAACACGAGTCGGCTTTATACGCTCCTTCTTCAAAAAAAAGGCATACAAGATGTGTTTAGTGTGGGGCGGGTTCAAACTCCGACACTGAAATTAATTTATGACCGTGAGAAAGAAATTGAAGATTTTAAGCCTGAGCCTTTCTTTGAAATTGAAGGACATTTTCATACGGAGAAGGGTTCTTATAAAGGAAAGGTGAAGAAACGTTATAAAACGAAAGAAGAGGTCGACAAGATTTTACAAGAACACCACATTTCTTCTGAAGTAAAAGGGGTCATTGAGGAAGTTAAAAAAGAAATGAAACGGCAAAAGCCGCCAAAGCTACATTCTCTTTCAAGTTTACAATCTCTTCTCAACAAAAAGTATAAGTACAGCCCTTCCAAGGTTTTAAAAACCGTTCAATCCCTTTACGATCAACCTCTAAAGCTTGTTAGCTACCCGCGTACAGATACGCAGCATATTACTGAAAACGAATTTAACTACCTTAAGTCTAACTTGTCTGCTTATCAGAATATAGCTGGGACTTCATTTGCTCCCTCTTCAACAAAACCAAACAAACGCTATGTAGATGGAAGTAAAGTGCAGGAACACTATGCGATCATTCCGACGAAAAAGCTGCCGGATCAAAAAACGCTTGCAAGCTTGAATCGAGATCAGCGGAACGTTTATTTTGAAATATTAAACAGTATGCTTGCGATGTTTCATCATGATTACGTATATGAGGAAACGACGATCATAACCGATGTGAAGTCTCTTGAATTTTTTAGTAAGGGTAAAGTCGAGAAGGATCAGGGGTGGAAAGCTCTATTTCAAAAATCATCAGCTGATCAGAAGAAAGATAAGGAACCACTGCTTCCTCCTGTGGCGAAAGGAATGGCAGCCAGGGCTGAAATTGCGACCAAGGAAGGAGCGACTAAACCTCTTAAACCTTATACAGAAGGTCAGCTCATTAATATGATGAAAACGTGTGGACAGGCGATTGAAGATGATGAGGAAGCCAAATCCACATTAAAGGATGTCGAAGGATTAGGAACGGAAGCGACAAGGAGCAGTATTATCGAGACGCTTATTAAACAAGAGTATATTTACGTGAAGAAGAATGTTGTGACTGTCTCTGAAAAAGGAAAGCTCTTGTGTCAGGCAGTAGATGGGACTTTACTGTCCAAGCCTACGATGACGGCAAAGTGGGAGATGTATTTAAAGAAAATCGGTGAAGGGAAGGCACAGTCAAAAGCCTTTATTGATAATACCATCGCTTTTACTCATAAAATCGTTCAAGAGGCTGGAGGAAGCGTTGAGAAAATAAACGTGAGTACCACCGTTACGGAGAGGAATAAGAGTAATCAAATTGCTTTATGCCCCGCTTGCAAGACAGGATTCATTGCAGACCGGAAGACCTTTTACGGATGCTCCGAGTACAGGAAAGGGTGTAAGCAGACATTTAGTAAGAAAATTCTCGGAAAGGCCCTTACAAAAAGCCAAATTAAGCAGCTATGCGAAAAAGGAAAGACGAATAAGATTAAAGGTTTTAAAGGAAAGAAAACGTTTGATGCGGCGTTGGCACTCAAAGAGGGGAAGGTCCATTTTTTATTTAATCAGGTTAAGAACTAA